One window from the genome of Geoalkalibacter sp. encodes:
- a CDS encoding glycosyltransferase family 2 protein: MIRISVVTVCLNAEKVIGRCLDSVLTQTYKNLEYLVVDGGSTDGSLELIHRVRNKIDYFVSEPDRGLYHAMNKGIQAATGEFVYFLNTDDYFCDAEVVADVARAIEDNPGVDLLYGDVLMHDGLQWIQKPPLPILNRETLCRKGFCHQALFAGRKVLLETGGFSEDYRIVADADWLARALSCGATSLYLKRDIAKISLDGLSSRTRWRDEKKRYLRANYTPWERFLWRKLPGILGRK; this comes from the coding sequence ATGATACGTATCTCGGTAGTCACAGTTTGCCTCAATGCCGAAAAGGTCATCGGGAGGTGCTTGGATTCCGTACTGACGCAAACGTATAAAAACTTGGAATATCTTGTGGTCGATGGTGGCTCGACTGATGGAAGCCTTGAGCTGATCCATCGTGTCCGCAACAAGATCGACTATTTTGTTAGTGAGCCCGATAGAGGTCTGTACCATGCCATGAATAAAGGGATTCAGGCGGCCACCGGCGAGTTCGTTTATTTCTTAAATACGGACGATTATTTCTGTGATGCTGAGGTGGTTGCCGATGTCGCCCGGGCGATTGAAGACAATCCTGGGGTTGACCTCTTATATGGTGATGTCCTGATGCACGACGGCTTGCAGTGGATACAGAAGCCGCCGTTGCCGATTCTGAATCGCGAGACGCTTTGTCGAAAAGGATTTTGCCATCAGGCCCTTTTTGCCGGCCGAAAGGTTTTGCTCGAAACCGGTGGGTTCTCGGAAGACTATCGCATTGTCGCGGATGCCGATTGGTTGGCGCGGGCTTTGTCGTGTGGAGCGACCAGTCTCTACCTTAAGCGCGATATTGCCAAAATCAGTTTGGATGGCCTGAGCAGCAGAACCCGTTGGCGCGACGAAAAGAAGCGTTATCTACGTGCCAACTACACGCCTTGGGAGCGTTTTTTGTGGCGCAAGCTGCCGGGAATTCTGGGCCGTAAATAA
- a CDS encoding O-antigen ligase family protein has translation MKSFFKKIEDNFLKFGWLMPAYMPLGEAVGRSILNILLVIYISWGLVVIFRRGKEIWISSVCIPLLILWGAFFLSIFNAEDVPRAFHAWQKYFFSSLTVPLTVFVLRINPEKWKSFVLSLAATGVFLPFLLVAKSAISSGFEFFVLPRSMIERNLPFLLPIVFLVISRLKNIYYKLILSGFFFIFFFAIIIASQGRAALVALGLGISFYFIFVIKVRARIFVPVFSIFIVFSILISGPFFFRHAESQHIQSDYIDYFSSGRTLLWKQAIKNPPDNVFFGIGMSNVRYVDEVMTINDHRVKHLHNFLFDAWYETGLAGLAALVLLWSMMIFFCLKRIKYFNGGLRSEVLALLCSFVALLGGGLFSYSYMSPQLTNYLYFILSGLFFIGRYAIHSKTSEAMVS, from the coding sequence ATGAAGAGTTTTTTTAAAAAAATTGAAGACAATTTTCTCAAATTCGGTTGGTTGATGCCCGCATATATGCCTCTCGGTGAGGCAGTCGGGCGTTCTATTCTGAATATTTTATTGGTTATTTATATTTCCTGGGGATTGGTTGTTATTTTCAGGCGTGGAAAAGAAATCTGGATTTCCAGTGTCTGTATTCCTTTGTTGATTTTGTGGGGGGCATTTTTTTTGAGTATTTTTAATGCCGAAGATGTTCCCAGGGCTTTTCATGCATGGCAAAAATATTTTTTTTCTTCCTTGACTGTTCCATTGACTGTTTTTGTTCTTAGGATTAATCCAGAAAAGTGGAAATCCTTTGTCTTGTCTCTGGCAGCAACAGGCGTGTTTCTTCCGTTTCTTCTCGTCGCCAAAAGCGCAATCTCTAGCGGATTTGAATTTTTCGTTTTGCCGCGGTCCATGATTGAAAGAAACCTTCCTTTTTTGCTTCCAATTGTTTTTTTGGTGATAAGCAGACTGAAAAATATTTATTATAAGTTGATTTTAAGCGGATTTTTTTTCATTTTTTTCTTTGCAATCATAATTGCATCTCAAGGTCGCGCCGCCCTGGTTGCTTTAGGATTGGGAATCTCTTTCTATTTTATTTTTGTAATCAAGGTCAGAGCGCGTATTTTTGTTCCGGTTTTTTCAATTTTTATTGTGTTCTCAATATTGATAAGCGGCCCGTTTTTCTTTCGTCATGCTGAATCACAGCATATTCAAAGCGATTACATCGACTATTTTTCTTCAGGACGTACCCTTCTTTGGAAGCAGGCGATCAAAAATCCACCCGATAATGTTTTTTTTGGAATCGGGATGAGTAATGTTCGTTATGTTGATGAGGTGATGACGATTAATGATCACAGGGTTAAACATTTGCATAATTTTCTGTTTGATGCTTGGTATGAAACTGGTCTTGCGGGACTTGCCGCCCTGGTTTTGTTGTGGTCGATGATGATTTTCTTTTGCTTAAAAAGAATTAAATATTTTAATGGCGGGCTGAGATCTGAAGTTTTAGCATTGCTATGTTCTTTCGTAGCTTTGTTGGGTGGGGGACTTTTTAGTTATTCATATATGTCTCCCCAGTTGACAAATTATTTGTATTTTATCCTTTCAGGTCTGTTTTTTATTGGTCGCTATGCTATTCATTCAAAAACTAGCGAAGCGATGGTATCTTAA